One region of Streptomyces capillispiralis genomic DNA includes:
- a CDS encoding SseB family protein: protein MRTNGGGADEPATGDADTASEGSAGTTPPAEPRQPEGMVGTAPDEAAGLAEVVRRAKAGEASPQDVFDAFLRARVYCERPQEPGFLTVTAPARPAAGTSSGSRILDLATAPDPSAGVTPPDRLVPVFTSLERFELFTGGGAWFSTTGADVLDLLPPGLDVWLDPAAEHAVRLSSAATRTEPVLHVSYRPRGSAA, encoded by the coding sequence ATGCGTACGAACGGGGGCGGCGCCGACGAACCGGCGACCGGTGACGCCGATACGGCATCGGAGGGCAGCGCCGGCACGACGCCACCGGCGGAGCCACGGCAGCCGGAGGGCATGGTCGGCACCGCGCCGGACGAGGCGGCCGGCCTGGCGGAGGTCGTACGGCGGGCGAAGGCCGGTGAGGCGTCACCGCAGGACGTCTTCGACGCGTTCCTGCGTGCCCGCGTCTACTGCGAACGCCCGCAAGAACCGGGCTTCCTGACGGTCACCGCACCGGCACGCCCCGCCGCCGGCACGTCCAGCGGCTCCCGCATCCTCGACCTGGCGACCGCGCCCGACCCGTCCGCCGGCGTCACGCCGCCCGACCGGCTGGTGCCGGTGTTCACGTCACTGGAGCGGTTCGAGCTGTTCACGGGCGGCGGAGCCTGGTTCTCGACGACGGGCGCCGACGTCCTCGACCTGCTGCCACCCGGCCTCGACGTGTGGCTGGACCCCGCCGCCGAGCACGCGGTGCGGCTCTCGTCGGCCGCCACGAGGACCGAGCCCGTGCTGCACGTCTCGTACCGGCCACGGGGCAGCGCCGCATGA
- a CDS encoding WXG100 family type VII secretion target codes for MSVNYDRTAVNYDTVTQAAQDVRKTAKELAEQLEILMRKVKAVAETWEGEAKTAYAEIQRSSSSEMDQMCQKLARIAQLLDQSVIGYQDTDHGNAARFRMLMG; via the coding sequence GTGAGCGTCAACTACGACCGCACTGCGGTCAACTACGACACCGTCACCCAGGCCGCCCAGGACGTGCGCAAGACGGCCAAGGAGCTGGCCGAGCAGCTCGAGATCCTCATGCGCAAGGTCAAGGCCGTCGCCGAGACCTGGGAGGGCGAGGCCAAGACCGCCTACGCCGAGATCCAGCGCAGCAGCAGCTCGGAGATGGACCAGATGTGCCAGAAGCTGGCGCGCATCGCCCAGCTCCTGGACCAGTCGGTCATCGGCTACCAGGACACCGACCACGGCAACGCGGCCCGCTTCCGCATGCTGATGGGCTGA
- the mycP gene encoding type VII secretion-associated serine protease mycosin: protein MTPTKAALPAAVLAVLLPALGAGAPALALGGSAPVPALGGSAPASAQGVPGHPGERVRLAGSGACTYPSEKQFKARPWSLQRVLLDELWQGTDKGKGVRVAVIDTGVDDENPQLATAVDKAAGLDLLAGGKGGDPTNDEVGHGTKVAGIIAARPREGTGFVGLAPNATVIPVRQNDADSSGDSDSMARAIDHAVAKGADVINISQDTTKPLSATSALAEAVREAIARKVVVVASAGNDGLDGKARNTYPAAFDGVLAVASSDRNNERAAFSQAGSFVGVAAPGVDIVSTVPGGGQCTDSGTSFSAPFVAGVAALLKEKHPDWSTAQIVTRIEQTAERSVNGHDDFVGWGVVDPVRAVQESDVADPPSSPVPDPGATEARAPDVAPFSLAETPAERDERHATYALGITAVLITVIAGTAVALRDLRRRRGEDRGA from the coding sequence GTGACGCCGACCAAGGCCGCTCTGCCGGCCGCCGTACTCGCCGTACTCCTGCCCGCCCTCGGAGCCGGCGCGCCCGCCCTCGCCCTCGGAGGCAGCGCGCCCGTGCCCGCCCTAGGAGGCAGCGCGCCCGCGTCCGCCCAGGGCGTGCCGGGACACCCCGGGGAGCGCGTCCGGCTCGCCGGCAGCGGTGCGTGCACCTATCCCAGCGAGAAACAGTTCAAGGCACGCCCCTGGTCGCTCCAGCGCGTACTGCTGGACGAGCTCTGGCAGGGCACCGACAAGGGCAAGGGAGTGCGGGTGGCGGTCATCGACACGGGCGTCGACGACGAGAACCCCCAGCTCGCGACGGCCGTCGACAAGGCGGCCGGACTGGACCTGCTCGCCGGGGGCAAGGGCGGCGACCCCACCAACGACGAGGTGGGACACGGAACCAAGGTCGCGGGCATCATCGCGGCCCGGCCCCGCGAAGGAACGGGCTTCGTCGGTCTGGCCCCGAACGCCACCGTCATCCCCGTCCGCCAGAACGACGCCGACAGCAGCGGTGACTCCGACAGCATGGCCCGGGCCATCGACCACGCCGTGGCGAAGGGCGCCGACGTCATCAACATCTCCCAGGACACCACCAAGCCCCTGTCCGCCACCTCCGCCCTGGCCGAGGCCGTCCGCGAGGCCATCGCGCGGAAGGTCGTCGTGGTCGCCTCGGCGGGCAACGACGGTCTGGACGGCAAGGCCAGGAACACCTACCCGGCGGCCTTCGACGGCGTACTGGCCGTGGCCTCGTCCGACCGGAACAACGAACGCGCCGCGTTCTCCCAGGCCGGAAGCTTCGTCGGAGTGGCCGCACCCGGAGTCGACATCGTCTCCACGGTCCCCGGCGGCGGCCAGTGCACCGACAGCGGAACCAGCTTCTCCGCCCCCTTCGTCGCCGGCGTGGCGGCCCTGCTCAAGGAGAAGCACCCCGACTGGAGCACGGCCCAGATCGTCACGCGGATCGAGCAGACGGCGGAGCGTTCCGTCAACGGACACGACGACTTCGTCGGCTGGGGCGTGGTCGACCCGGTCCGCGCCGTACAGGAGTCCGACGTCGCCGACCCTCCCTCGTCCCCCGTCCCCGACCCCGGCGCGACCGAGGCCCGCGCCCCCGACGTGGCCCCGTTCTCCCTGGCCGAGACCCCGGCGGAACGCGACGAGCGCCACGCCACCTACGCGCTGGGGATCACCGCGGTCCTGATCACCGTCATCGCCGGAACGGCCGTCGCCCTGCGCGACCTGCGCCGCCGCCGGGGAGAGGACCGAGGGGCGTGA
- a CDS encoding WXG100 family type VII secretion target: protein MSVNYSDSDLTDLADRIRDFHTDVSSRVTSLNSVVDMIQAGWQGAAGKEFDTVQRGVNQHLKKIQDDLVDLEEVMRMSVKGFTSHEQERVTEIRRVDNSYQVTSRITDLA, encoded by the coding sequence ATGAGCGTCAATTACAGCGACTCGGACCTGACGGACCTCGCGGACAGGATCCGTGACTTCCACACGGACGTGAGCAGCAGGGTGACGTCGCTCAACAGCGTCGTCGACATGATCCAGGCGGGCTGGCAGGGCGCGGCGGGCAAGGAGTTCGACACCGTCCAGCGCGGTGTCAACCAGCACCTGAAGAAGATCCAGGACGACCTCGTCGACCTCGAGGAGGTCATGCGGATGAGCGTCAAGGGCTTCACCTCCCACGAGCAGGAGCGGGTGACGGAGATCCGCCGGGTGGACAACTCCTACCAGGTCACCAGCCGCATCACCGACCTCGCCTGA
- a CDS encoding DUF397 domain-containing protein, with translation MAELPDQEPETRQEIRARKERERDELYALDISGVEWHSAPGTETHEERVEIAYLPGGAVAMRSSLDPATVLRYTEAEWRAFVLGARDGEFDLEPSPGGPAGSE, from the coding sequence ATGGCTGAGCTGCCGGACCAGGAACCCGAGACGCGCCAGGAGATCAGAGCGCGCAAGGAGCGCGAGCGGGACGAGTTGTACGCCCTGGACATCTCCGGCGTCGAGTGGCACAGCGCTCCGGGCACGGAGACGCACGAGGAGCGGGTGGAGATCGCCTACCTGCCCGGCGGTGCGGTGGCCATGCGGTCGTCGCTCGATCCGGCGACGGTGCTGCGCTACACGGAGGCGGAATGGCGTGCCTTCGTCCTGGGCGCGCGGGACGGCGAGTTCGACCTGGAGCCGTCGCCGGGGGGCCCGGCGGGCTCCGAGTGA